From the Papaver somniferum cultivar HN1 chromosome 2, ASM357369v1, whole genome shotgun sequence genome, the window CAACGGAGTAATGTTACCCATCTTAACCATAGATTCAGCAAAGTGTTTGAAAAATAGCTCATTATTTTCGGCATATTTTTTAACCAACTCCATTGATGCTTTGCTCTTGGTTAGCAGAACTTGGTCAGAACTGAACAAACCCTTGGAAGCTAAAAGATTCTTGTAGTAGTTGTTGTCGAATTTTGTAGGGCTAACAAAGTCCATGGCAAAGAGATTCTGGTCACCTCCAGATCTTGGGCATCTTGCTCGCAATTGATTTGCATAAATTTGATTAAGAGAGAAATCTGGTCGCTTACTACCGGACTGGCCGTATAGTCTTTGCTTGAAACTGGTGCACCTAGCCTGTCCTATTGTGTGACTTCCTGCATCGCCAGAAAAGTTATATTTTAGGCTTTATTGTTCAATTGTCTTATGTTTGAAAAGCTAGCTGCAATGAGATTGTATAGTAAGCTTACCGGATAAGGCAACGAGATCGACTACATTGAGCCCCTTGAGCTTGAACTTAGTGAGTATCGTTTGGAATGTATTGTTTTGTGCAGGAATGTTTTGGTTGGAGCCACTTAGACTTGCACCTCTCGCATCCCTTCTTCCCAATGGGACCTCCCAGTTTGGACCACCAGCCTAGACAAAGCACACACGATTTTGATCTATTAGTCTAGCAATTTTGATTCAACATTCTACACAAAGATAAAGAAGTTAACATTGCATGTATAAGAGAACGGTCATGTACCAAAACAGTTGAATCTCTAGCAACCAAGGCTAAAATATCAGCACATGAGACGGTTTGTGGGCATTCCTTCTCCAGTGCAGATTTTATGTCGTCGATGACATCGAACCCTCTCACCGAGTTCTTGTTTGGGATTGAATTCTTCTCACTGATAATGCTTCCACTGGTGTCTAACAGCAATGACGCATCGCACCCCTTCAGGTTTCAACAAACAAGTACAGAAAATTGATTAAAATGAGAAAATATCATATATTTAGCTGATAAGAGCACTTTAAAAAAAGACCCAACATTTTGGATACTGAGCAATGAAGCTGTCACGCTAGCTAATATACCTTGACGAAGCAGTCGTGGAAATGGAGCCTAAGCAATGAAGCTGCCATGCGAGCTTCTTTAGCCACGGCCTTGGCCACCACTGATTTAACAATTTCCTTAGCTCTAGGGCATGAACGATCGTAAAATTGAGGGTAGAGGTTATAactaccactgccaccaccagtgcTGCTGAGCTTATGAGAGAAGCAGCAAATTGGAGCAAAAACTACAAGGAAAAGAACCACAGGAAACAAACTAGTAGTAGAGAAAGCCATATTTTTCTTATCGTTTGTCACTAAAAGATAGTGAACTTGAGAGAAGACAGAAAGGTTTTGAGTGATGAAATGACACTGATCTTTGGGCtttatatagagaagattttaaGAGGTGCAATTACTAAGAAAATATAAAACAAATTGAGAATGGTTGGAGTTGGTTACTAGCTCTCTCAATGATCATTTTTCCAAAGACCTTTCTGAATTATTGATTGATTAAGAATACCCTtatctgttgagattattagtcccatattgtaCGGGCAATTAAGATCATGCGGTtcataatctcttagggcctctccacttattgccaattggttGTGAGTTTGATGTCTGTATTCTAATATGTTATCACAACCAGAGACCCAATAAAACCCAAGAAGGCAGGGCAAACATACAGCGGTTCATATAAGGTGTGGAGCTACTCCACTTGTTGCCTTGTTGGAACTCATTTACGCAAGAAAATCAAGGTGTTGACTGTTGAGGGTTAAAACTCGAAACTGCAATGTTTTTGTTACTATTGAGCAGACCAATTAGTAGTGTTCCCAATTTTTAGTGGCATTTTGCAAGCAAAACAACAAAATCAGTCTGATACTGTATTCTTTATGGAGTTGGAGAACCACTTTTCCTACTTTTGTCAACGAAAACTAAATCTacgtttttcttttttaatccttgattccttttctttttctttttgacccACTACACAATATAAGTTAAGATCATACAGTACTCAATCAAGGTTAGTTAAACCATGGACCCTTGTACATGATTTAATTGGTTCAAGAAACTTTGATTTTTCTTGTGTAATCATTGGCGCAACGTGCTAGAACAGATCTTGAGTATCCACTAAAGAGAACATATGTCCCAGGCATTATTGCAGCGCAGTAATATGTGTTCAATTTCGACCTCCCTGTGACAGAACTTACACAGGTTATttctgatggagatgatgaacTCTGCAATGCTGCCCACATCATCAAATTGACTTCGGGTGGAACTTCTTGCACCCTACTAGTTCAATGGAGGCAATCTGCAATGGCATGAAATCCTCTAGGATGCTGCAGCAGTATTATAAAGGATGCTGCAGCAGTATTATATAGGATGCTGTCCTCACCCGCTTCAAAAGATTGGAAAAGACATAGAAGATGAAGTAAACCGATCCCAATAATTATCATTAAAAGATAAATCT encodes:
- the LOC113353147 gene encoding peroxidase 72-like codes for the protein MAFSTTSLFPVVLFLVVFAPICCFSHKLSSTGGGSGSYNLYPQFYDRSCPRAKEIVKSVVAKAVAKEARMAASLLRLHFHDCFVKGCDASLLLDTSGSIISEKNSIPNKNSVRGFDVIDDIKSALEKECPQTVSCADILALVARDSTVLAGGPNWEVPLGRRDARGASLSGSNQNIPAQNNTFQTILTKFKLKGLNVVDLVALSGSHTIGQARCTSFKQRLYGQSGSKRPDFSLNQIYANQLRARCPRSGGDQNLFAMDFVSPTKFDNNYYKNLLASKGLFSSDQVLLTKSKASMELVKKYAENNELFFKHFAESMVKMGNITPLTGLRGEIRKSCRRINSN